CGATGACACGGCGGCTGTTGGCGCGCAGCGTGGCGATGGCCGGCATGACGTGGATGAACCAGGAACATTGGCTGATCAGCGAATTCACCAGTTCGGCGCCGGTGATGTAGCCCTTGAGGTCGATCCGGTTGTGGATGAACGGCACCAGACCCGGCGTATAGGCGATGATGCGCGCGCCGACGAAATTGTAGACCAGTTCGAAGGACGAATAGCCGGCATTGACGCGGTTGAGGCGCGACCATGTCTGGTCGATGTCGCTGTAGAGCCGGTCGTGCATGGCTTTCTGCACGTTCTCGCCGCGCGAGGCAGCGACATGGAAGGAACGGCGCAGCAGCGTCGTCAATTCGCCGCGATAGCTGCCTTCTGCCTGCTGCATCCTGACCGACAGGCGCTCGAGCATGCCGCCGAGCTTCATGGCGATCCAGGTGTTGGCCGGCACATAGGCGGCGACGACGACCAGCGCCAGAACCGCGCTGCCATAGTCGCCGAGGAATTCGAGCCCGGCGACTTCGGTGGAGTCGGCGATCAGCTTCTGGCCGACGAAGAACAGGGAGGTGGCAACCGCCAGCACGCCCATGGCGAGGCCGATGGCGCCGCCGGTCATGTCCTTGATCGATTCCTGCACGCGCTGGTCGATATTGTCCGGTGCGCCGGCATCCGAGCTGTGCTGGGCATGGAAATGCGTATGATTGGGGTCGAGCAGCGCTTCGTTGAAGCGGCTGTTCAGCCAGCCGCGCCATTTGCGGTGCAATGTCGCTGAAACCAGCGTGCGGGCGCCGGTGATGACGGCGTCCTTGATCACGACAAGCAGGACCAGCCAGCCGGCATTGGTCAGGAGCGTGGTGAGGGGGCTTGTGTTCGCGGCATCGTGGAAGAAGGCAATCGAATTGACCAGTTCGCCGGACGCTTCGGCAAACCACACACCCGCCTTGCTGGAAAGAGCCGTTAAAAGCGCGATGACCGCGGCCAGTGCCCAGGCTTCCCGCCACCGGTTGGAGAACCAGTAGGCTCGCATAAGGCCCCAGAATCCGCGCATGGAGGAGACCGGCGTCCGGGTTGGCGACGTATCCGCACCGCGGCGCCGCCGTCTCAGCATTGAATGGCTCGGTCTATCGACCCGAATCACTTCCCGCCCAAACCTCTTCA
The genomic region above belongs to Mesorhizobium terrae and contains:
- a CDS encoding ABC transporter ATP-binding protein/permease, translating into MRGFWGLMRAYWFSNRWREAWALAAVIALLTALSSKAGVWFAEASGELVNSIAFFHDAANTSPLTTLLTNAGWLVLLVVIKDAVITGARTLVSATLHRKWRGWLNSRFNEALLDPNHTHFHAQHSSDAGAPDNIDQRVQESIKDMTGGAIGLAMGVLAVATSLFFVGQKLIADSTEVAGLEFLGDYGSAVLALVVVAAYVPANTWIAMKLGGMLERLSVRMQQAEGSYRGELTTLLRRSFHVAASRGENVQKAMHDRLYSDIDQTWSRLNRVNAGYSSFELVYNFVGARIIAYTPGLVPFIHNRIDLKGYITGAELVNSLISQCSWFIHVMPAIATLRANSRRVIELAEAIENVRQPAEFYRQTGQSDFRYTQQNPVFGLTIQHLELMQKGADAAPFLTTERLRFRRGEWTFLKGESGSGKTSLIKAINGLWAYGRGTVVFPEGVKTFYAAQEVKLPPVSLKELVCLPDTPDDHSDTKAAAALHHAGLGEFIEHLAEGSREGHSWDQILSGGQKQKLIVARILLQQPGLLFLDEATAALDPDGKTAFHQAIKDNCPDAIVISVMHEAIAPRSATGSEFYHSVLTIADGIATKKPLVPTLPAELTTILANPPVRSIAKTPPQEDGWLRITRMRLRQK